Proteins encoded by one window of Pseudonocardia sp. HH130629-09:
- a CDS encoding DUF1416 domain-containing protein, with the protein MCAAPDQNLTLPPNTDLSKETVLAGRVIAGGDPVAGAFVRLLDGTGEFTAEVVSSASGDFRFFAAPGTWTVRALSRSGNGQSELVADGPGLHSAEIAVA; encoded by the coding sequence ATGTGTGCCGCACCTGACCAGAACCTGACCCTGCCCCCGAACACGGACCTCTCCAAGGAGACCGTGCTCGCCGGCCGCGTCATCGCCGGTGGCGACCCGGTGGCCGGGGCCTTCGTCCGGCTGCTGGACGGCACCGGGGAGTTCACCGCGGAGGTCGTGTCCTCGGCCTCGGGTGACTTCCGGTTCTTCGCCGCCCCGGGCACCTGGACCGTCCGGGCGCTGTCGCGCTCGGGCAACGGCCAGTCCGAGCTCGTCGCCGACGGGCCGGGCCTGCACAGCGCGGAGATCGCCGTCGCCTGA
- a CDS encoding FABP family protein, with translation MTDPEPAAAADEELQTTITGPENAAPDSPQRNRPQWPDLPVDDDTANLRQGPDLHEACLGLLPLVGTWRGTGEVVYPTIEGPFHFGQQITWAHDGRPFLSYEARSWLLDDDGGIIRQAARETGFWRPQEDGSIEVLIAHNTGIVEVYYGPRGDMRSWQIETDAVARTPSAKEVTAAKRLYGLVNQGDLAYVDERAMVGQPMQPHISAVLHRVVG, from the coding sequence GTGACCGACCCCGAGCCCGCCGCAGCCGCCGACGAGGAGCTGCAGACCACCATCACCGGACCGGAGAACGCGGCCCCGGACTCCCCGCAGCGAAACCGGCCGCAGTGGCCCGACCTGCCCGTCGACGACGACACCGCCAACCTGCGGCAGGGCCCCGACCTGCACGAGGCCTGCCTCGGCCTGCTCCCGCTCGTCGGGACCTGGCGGGGCACCGGCGAGGTCGTCTACCCGACGATCGAGGGCCCGTTCCACTTCGGCCAGCAGATCACCTGGGCGCACGACGGCCGCCCGTTCCTGTCCTACGAGGCACGCTCCTGGCTGCTCGACGACGACGGCGGCATCATCCGCCAGGCCGCGCGCGAGACCGGGTTCTGGCGTCCCCAGGAGGACGGCTCGATCGAGGTGCTGATCGCGCACAACACCGGCATCGTCGAGGTCTACTACGGCCCCCGGGGCGACATGCGGTCCTGGCAGATCGAGACCGACGCCGTCGCCCGGACGCCGTCGGCCAAGGAGGTCACCGCGGCGAAGCGGCTCTACGGACTGGTCAACCAGGGCGACCTCGCCTACGTCGACGAGCGCGCGATGGTCGGGCAGCCGATGCAGCCGCACATCTCGGCCGTCCTGCACCGGGTGGTCGGCTAG
- a CDS encoding 5-oxoprolinase subunit B family protein yields MVAVRVRPCGGHAVLLEVEDAAGVAAVVAAVRDAGLPEVRELVPAARTVLVEVAPGATTERVVQVARAADADVGEAGTGTVHTLAVTYDGEDLALVARTAGLSVDEVVALHSGAEYRVDFCGFAPGFGYLWGLPEPLQQPRLESSRTAVPAGSVGIADVYSCVYPRRSPGGWRLIGRTDAVLFDPVADPPALFSPGDRVRFEPR; encoded by the coding sequence TTGGTCGCGGTCCGGGTCCGCCCCTGCGGCGGGCACGCGGTGCTGCTGGAGGTCGAGGACGCGGCCGGGGTGGCGGCCGTCGTCGCCGCCGTGCGGGACGCCGGGCTGCCCGAGGTGCGGGAGCTGGTCCCGGCCGCCCGGACCGTGCTCGTCGAGGTGGCGCCCGGGGCCACCACCGAGCGGGTCGTGCAGGTGGCACGGGCCGCGGACGCCGACGTCGGCGAGGCGGGCACCGGCACGGTCCACACGCTGGCCGTGACCTACGACGGCGAGGACCTCGCACTCGTCGCCCGCACCGCGGGCCTGTCCGTCGACGAGGTGGTCGCGCTCCACAGCGGCGCGGAGTACCGGGTGGACTTCTGCGGCTTCGCGCCGGGCTTCGGGTATCTGTGGGGCCTCCCCGAGCCACTGCAGCAGCCGCGGCTGGAGAGTTCGCGGACCGCGGTGCCCGCCGGCTCGGTGGGGATCGCCGACGTCTACAGCTGCGTCTACCCGCGCCGCTCCCCCGGCGGCTGGCGGCTGATCGGCCGCACCGACGCCGTCCTGTTCGACCCCGTCGCCGACCCGCCGGCGCTGTTCTCCCCCGGCGACCGCGTCCGGTTCGAGCCCCGGTGA
- a CDS encoding biotin-dependent carboxyltransferase family protein: MNALLVVRAGPQALVTDRGRPGHAHLGVPPSGALDRPAYELGNRLVGNDDGAAGLELLGGGLRVRARGGRPVAVTGAPAPVLVDGRPAGSHRALHLPDGAELAVGTPVGGLRCYLAVAGGVDAPVALGSRSTDLLSGLGPDPVADGDELPVGPWSGRVPVSGPVPVSVPGAVVGLRVRPGPRDDWFTDPHDALAGPLWTVTADGNRIGVRLDGPSPGRRPEWSDRELPSEGMVTGAVQVPADGPPVVFLADHPTTGGYPVIGVVDPADLPLLAQAPPGTGVRFTVLR; this comes from the coding sequence GTGAACGCACTGCTGGTGGTGCGGGCCGGACCGCAGGCGCTGGTGACCGACCGCGGGCGTCCCGGGCATGCGCACCTGGGGGTCCCGCCGTCGGGTGCCCTGGACCGGCCGGCCTACGAGCTGGGGAACCGCCTGGTCGGCAACGACGACGGCGCCGCCGGCCTGGAGCTGCTCGGCGGCGGGCTGCGGGTGCGCGCCAGGGGCGGCCGGCCCGTCGCCGTCACCGGGGCGCCCGCGCCGGTGCTCGTCGACGGCCGGCCTGCCGGGTCCCACCGGGCGCTGCACCTGCCCGACGGCGCCGAGCTCGCGGTCGGGACTCCGGTCGGCGGGCTGCGGTGCTACCTCGCCGTCGCGGGCGGGGTGGACGCTCCGGTCGCGCTGGGCAGCCGCAGCACGGATCTGCTGTCGGGGCTGGGCCCCGACCCCGTCGCCGACGGCGACGAGCTGCCGGTCGGCCCGTGGTCGGGCCGGGTCCCGGTGTCCGGGCCGGTCCCGGTGTCGGTGCCCGGTGCCGTGGTGGGGCTGCGGGTGCGTCCCGGCCCCCGCGACGACTGGTTCACCGACCCGCACGACGCCCTCGCCGGTCCGCTGTGGACGGTGACGGCGGACGGGAACCGGATCGGGGTCCGCCTCGACGGGCCGTCCCCGGGGCGGCGTCCGGAGTGGAGCGACCGGGAGCTCCCGAGCGAGGGGATGGTGACCGGCGCGGTGCAGGTCCCGGCGGACGGGCCGCCGGTGGTGTTCCTCGCCGACCACCCGACGACCGGTGGCTACCCGGTGATCGGCGTCGTCGACCCCGCCGACCTGCCGCTGCTCGCCCAGGCCCCGCCGGGGACGGGCGTGCGGTTCACCGTGCTGCGCTGA
- a CDS encoding Fur family transcriptional regulator encodes MTPQRQLVLDAVRELGHATPEQVCTRVQATAPAVNITTVYRTLDLLEELGVVRHAHLGHGAPTYSEHQHRHVHLVCHHCGRVDEAPTELLSDVASRTLADLGFRLDATHVALSGTCVDCAHDDEDSAEGAPQQDDTAPREGAEGDR; translated from the coding sequence ATGACCCCTCAACGCCAGCTCGTGCTGGACGCGGTCAGGGAGCTGGGGCACGCGACACCCGAGCAGGTGTGCACCCGGGTCCAGGCGACGGCACCGGCGGTGAACATCACGACCGTGTACCGGACACTGGACCTGCTCGAGGAGCTCGGCGTCGTCCGGCACGCCCATCTCGGGCACGGGGCGCCGACCTACTCCGAGCACCAGCACCGCCACGTCCACCTCGTCTGCCACCACTGTGGCCGGGTGGACGAGGCGCCGACCGAGCTGCTCTCCGATGTGGCGAGTCGCACGCTCGCCGACCTGGGCTTCCGCCTGGACGCGACGCACGTGGCCCTGTCCGGCACGTGCGTCGACTGTGCGCACGACGACGAGGACTCCGCCGAAGGAGCCCCCCAGCAGGACGACACGGCGCCCCGCGAGGGCGCGGAGGGAGACCGGTGA
- a CDS encoding YgfZ/GcvT domain-containing protein → MTVPGSEQTPDTTDAEGSTPDPDDAVAAHHGDPPAEQRAMARSAAVVDRGHREVLAVTGEERLSWLHLLLTQHVSELPPGTGTEALVLDAQGRVLHHMAVASSADTVWLDTEPGEGTALLDYLSKMVFWSKVEPRDVTAELAVLSVVGPETPAVLAAAGLPVPDAPNGVTALPDGGFVRRMPWPGRDAADVVVPRGTKDARWEDLTAAGARAAGTIAFEALRVESCAPRLRRDTDDRTIPHEVGWIGSAVHLTKGCYRGQETVARVANLGRPPRRTVLLMLDAGDEDLPRTGDPVVRDGRTVGRVGTVVQHHELGPVALALLKRSVPVDAELTAGADDRVSPATIDPDSYEPDPDTPPPGRAARERTGGAARRG, encoded by the coding sequence GTGACCGTTCCCGGATCCGAGCAGACCCCGGACACCACCGACGCCGAGGGCTCGACCCCCGACCCGGACGACGCCGTCGCCGCGCACCACGGCGACCCGCCGGCCGAGCAGCGGGCGATGGCCCGCTCGGCGGCCGTCGTCGACCGCGGACACCGCGAGGTGCTGGCGGTGACCGGCGAGGAGCGGCTGTCCTGGCTGCACCTGCTGCTCACCCAGCACGTCAGCGAGCTGCCGCCCGGCACCGGCACCGAGGCCCTGGTGCTCGACGCGCAGGGCCGGGTGCTGCACCACATGGCCGTCGCGTCGTCGGCGGACACGGTCTGGCTCGACACCGAGCCCGGTGAGGGCACCGCCCTGCTCGACTACCTGTCCAAGATGGTCTTCTGGTCGAAGGTCGAGCCGCGCGACGTCACCGCCGAGCTGGCCGTGCTGTCCGTCGTCGGCCCCGAGACACCCGCCGTGCTCGCCGCGGCCGGGCTCCCGGTTCCCGATGCGCCGAACGGCGTCACGGCCCTGCCGGACGGCGGGTTCGTGCGACGGATGCCGTGGCCGGGCCGGGACGCGGCGGACGTCGTCGTCCCCCGCGGCACGAAGGACGCCCGCTGGGAGGACCTCACCGCCGCCGGGGCGCGGGCCGCCGGGACGATCGCGTTCGAGGCGCTGCGGGTGGAGTCGTGCGCACCGCGCCTGCGCCGCGACACCGACGACCGAACCATCCCGCACGAGGTCGGCTGGATCGGCTCCGCCGTGCACCTCACCAAAGGCTGCTACCGGGGGCAGGAAACCGTCGCCCGGGTGGCGAACCTGGGCCGCCCCCCGCGGCGCACGGTGCTGCTGATGCTCGACGCGGGCGACGAGGACCTGCCCCGCACCGGCGACCCGGTGGTGCGCGACGGCCGGACCGTCGGCCGGGTGGGCACGGTCGTCCAGCACCACGAGCTGGGCCCGGTGGCGCTCGCGCTGCTCAAGCGGTCGGTCCCGGTCGACGCCGAGCTGACCGCGGGCGCCGACGACCGGGTCTCCCCGGCCACGATCGACCCGGACTCCTACGAGCCGGACCCGGACACCCCACCGCCGGGCCGTGCGGCCCGGGAACGGACGGGCGGCGCCGCGCGCCGCGGGTGA
- a CDS encoding DUF3073 domain-containing protein, whose product MGRGRAKAKQTKVARELKYSSPSMDLDALQREIGSATAVTTTDSREDDYGEYDDFAAKYNDEDDDPRR is encoded by the coding sequence ATGGGGCGTGGACGAGCCAAGGCCAAGCAGACGAAGGTGGCCCGTGAGCTCAAGTACAGCTCCCCTTCTATGGATCTCGACGCCTTGCAGCGGGAGATCGGTAGTGCGACGGCGGTGACGACGACGGACAGCCGCGAGGACGACTACGGCGAGTACGACGACTTCGCCGCCAAGTACAACGACGAGGACGACGACCCTCGGCGTTGA
- a CDS encoding NUDIX hydrolase — protein MRPEEDLVHTASRRLDEETGTDTGNAVCGHLEQLASYAAPDRDPRGRVLSVGYLALLPDMPEPTPGGGATASAWCAVDDVPQLAFDHQRILADGVERAKSKLEYTTLAVSFCPDEFTVTDLRRVYEAVWETSLDPRNFQRKVTSTDGFLVPTTTLVTGGRGRPPRLFRRGPATALHPPMLRESHRAGNRPTAQDAASPPGPA, from the coding sequence GTGCGCCCGGAGGAGGATCTGGTCCACACCGCCAGTCGGCGGTTGGACGAGGAGACCGGGACCGACACCGGCAACGCCGTCTGCGGGCACCTCGAGCAGCTGGCGAGCTATGCCGCCCCCGACCGCGATCCCCGCGGCCGGGTCCTGTCCGTCGGCTACCTCGCGCTCCTGCCGGACATGCCGGAGCCGACGCCGGGCGGCGGTGCCACCGCGTCCGCGTGGTGTGCCGTCGACGACGTGCCGCAGCTGGCGTTCGACCACCAGCGCATCCTCGCCGACGGTGTGGAGCGGGCGAAGTCGAAGCTCGAGTACACGACGCTCGCCGTGTCGTTCTGTCCGGACGAGTTCACGGTGACCGACCTGCGCCGGGTCTACGAGGCCGTCTGGGAGACCTCCCTCGACCCGCGCAACTTCCAGCGCAAGGTGACCTCCACCGACGGCTTCCTCGTGCCGACGACGACGCTGGTCACCGGAGGCCGAGGGCGTCCGCCCCGGTTGTTCCGCCGGGGTCCGGCGACCGCGCTGCACCCCCCGATGCTGCGCGAGTCGCACCGCGCCGGGAACCGACCGACCGCGCAGGACGCGGCGTCGCCGCCGGGACCGGCGTAG
- the purM gene encoding phosphoribosylformylglycinamidine cyclo-ligase → MPSTEPGPASYASAGVDIDAGEQAVERFRPFAEKATRPEVRGGIGGFAGLFAAKFGKYSEPVLAASTDGVGTKVAIAQAMDKHDTVGQDLVAMVVDDLVVCGAEPLFLQDYIAIGKIVPDKVATLVRGIAEGCQTAGCALLGGETAEHPGLMEEGAYDLSATGVGVVDAEKMLRPERVRPGDVLVALGSSGLHSNGYSLARHVLLDIARLPLAGELEEFDHSLGEELLVPTRIYAKDCLAITAETGVRTFSHITGGGLARNLERVLPDGLAATVERGSWTPAPIFKLIQSRGRVERAEMEKTFNMGVGMVAVLPPEDVDRALAVLTARHVPAWILGEVGRIGDVDGAGSGELGARVQLRGEHPRF, encoded by the coding sequence ATGCCCTCGACCGAGCCCGGCCCCGCCAGCTACGCCTCCGCGGGTGTGGACATCGACGCGGGGGAGCAGGCGGTCGAGCGTTTTCGTCCGTTCGCGGAGAAGGCGACCCGGCCCGAGGTGCGCGGCGGCATCGGGGGGTTCGCCGGCCTGTTCGCGGCGAAGTTCGGCAAGTACTCCGAGCCGGTGCTGGCCGCCTCGACCGACGGCGTCGGCACCAAGGTCGCGATCGCTCAGGCGATGGACAAGCACGACACCGTCGGTCAGGACCTCGTCGCGATGGTCGTCGACGACCTGGTGGTCTGCGGGGCCGAGCCGCTGTTCCTGCAGGACTACATCGCCATCGGCAAGATCGTCCCCGACAAGGTGGCGACACTCGTGCGCGGCATCGCGGAGGGCTGCCAGACCGCGGGCTGCGCGCTGCTCGGCGGCGAGACCGCCGAGCACCCCGGCCTGATGGAGGAGGGTGCCTACGACCTCTCCGCGACCGGTGTCGGTGTCGTCGACGCCGAGAAGATGCTGCGACCCGAGCGGGTCCGCCCCGGCGACGTGCTGGTCGCGCTCGGCTCCTCCGGGCTGCACTCCAACGGGTACTCCCTGGCCCGCCACGTGCTGCTCGACATCGCCCGGCTGCCGCTGGCCGGTGAGCTGGAGGAGTTCGACCACTCCCTCGGCGAGGAGCTGCTCGTCCCGACCCGGATCTACGCCAAGGACTGCCTGGCGATCACCGCCGAGACCGGCGTGCGGACGTTCTCCCACATCACCGGCGGCGGGCTGGCCCGCAACCTGGAGCGGGTGCTGCCCGACGGTCTCGCCGCCACCGTGGAACGCGGCTCCTGGACGCCGGCCCCGATCTTCAAGCTGATCCAGTCCCGCGGCCGCGTCGAGCGTGCGGAGATGGAGAAGACGTTCAACATGGGCGTCGGGATGGTCGCGGTGCTCCCGCCCGAGGACGTCGACCGCGCCCTGGCTGTCCTCACCGCGCGGCACGTGCCCGCCTGGATCCTGGGCGAGGTCGGCCGGATCGGCGACGTCGACGGTGCCGGTTCCGGCGAGCTCGGCGCCCGGGTGCAGCTGCGCGGGGAGCACCCCCGCTTCTGA
- the purF gene encoding amidophosphoribosyltransferase, producing MSSVRNEHVSPERTLSLTPVAPSGPEPDESGPREECGVFGVWAPGEDVAKMTYYGLYALQHRGQEAAGIAVSDGRRTVVFKDLGLVSQVFDEQTLSSLRGHLAVGHCRYSTTGATTWENAQPTFRTTAAGSGLALGHNGNLVNTAELRDAVAKLENRKRSGLRATTDSDLLTELLAAGAADLGVYEAAMRLLPRLRGAFSLTFADENTLYAARDSHGVRPLVLGRLERGWVVASETAALDIVGASFVREVEPGELIAIDSDGIRSQRFAAPEPKGCVFEYVYLARPDTTIAGRSVYDTRVEIGRRLAEEHPVEADLVIPVPESGTPAAIGYAQGSGIPYGQGLVKNAYVGRTFIQPSQTIRQLGIRLKLNPLRNVIRGKRLVVVDDSIVRGNTQRALVRMLREAGALEVHVRIASPPVRWPCFYGIDFASRAELIANGADTEGVRRSIGSDSLGYVSVDQMVAASEQPRSRLCCACFDGEYPIPLPEEAQLGKHLLEDVPEPTASGAASGDPGPLSVGYGAGEALTRP from the coding sequence TTGAGTTCCGTCCGGAACGAGCACGTCAGCCCTGAACGAACCCTCTCCCTCACCCCTGTCGCCCCCTCCGGCCCCGAGCCCGACGAGTCAGGACCCCGCGAGGAGTGCGGTGTGTTCGGCGTCTGGGCCCCCGGCGAGGACGTCGCGAAGATGACCTACTACGGCCTCTACGCGCTGCAGCACCGCGGCCAGGAGGCCGCCGGCATCGCCGTGTCCGACGGCCGTCGCACCGTGGTGTTCAAGGATCTCGGCCTGGTCAGCCAGGTGTTCGACGAGCAGACGCTGTCCTCGCTGCGCGGGCACCTCGCCGTCGGGCACTGCCGCTATTCGACGACCGGCGCGACGACCTGGGAGAACGCCCAGCCGACGTTCCGCACCACCGCCGCGGGCTCGGGCCTCGCGCTGGGCCACAACGGCAACCTCGTCAACACCGCCGAGCTGCGCGACGCCGTCGCGAAGCTGGAGAACCGCAAGCGGTCCGGGCTGCGTGCGACCACCGACTCCGACCTGCTCACCGAGCTGCTCGCCGCGGGCGCCGCGGACCTCGGCGTCTACGAGGCCGCGATGCGGCTGCTGCCGCGGCTGCGCGGCGCGTTCTCGCTGACCTTCGCCGACGAGAACACCCTCTACGCTGCCCGTGACTCCCACGGCGTCCGCCCGCTGGTGCTGGGCCGCCTGGAGCGGGGCTGGGTCGTCGCGTCGGAGACGGCGGCGCTGGACATCGTCGGTGCCTCCTTCGTCCGCGAGGTCGAGCCGGGCGAGCTCATCGCGATCGACTCCGACGGCATCCGCAGCCAGCGCTTCGCCGCCCCGGAGCCGAAGGGCTGCGTGTTCGAGTACGTCTACCTGGCGCGCCCGGACACCACCATCGCCGGCCGCTCGGTCTACGACACCCGGGTCGAGATCGGCCGCCGGCTCGCCGAGGAGCACCCGGTCGAGGCCGACCTGGTCATCCCGGTCCCGGAGTCCGGCACCCCGGCCGCGATCGGCTACGCCCAGGGCTCCGGCATCCCCTACGGCCAGGGCCTGGTGAAGAACGCCTACGTCGGGCGCACCTTCATCCAGCCCAGCCAGACCATCCGCCAGCTCGGCATCCGGCTGAAGCTGAACCCGCTGCGCAACGTCATCCGCGGCAAGCGCCTGGTCGTCGTCGACGACTCGATCGTCCGCGGCAACACCCAGCGCGCGCTGGTGCGGATGCTGCGCGAGGCCGGCGCGCTCGAGGTGCACGTGCGGATCGCCTCGCCGCCGGTGCGCTGGCCCTGCTTCTACGGCATCGACTTCGCCAGCCGGGCCGAGCTCATCGCCAACGGCGCCGACACCGAGGGCGTCCGACGCTCGATCGGCTCGGACAGCCTCGGCTACGTCTCGGTCGACCAGATGGTCGCCGCCTCCGAGCAGCCGCGCTCGCGGCTGTGCTGCGCCTGCTTCGACGGGGAGTACCCGATCCCGCTGCCGGAGGAGGCCCAGCTCGGCAAGCACCTGTTGGAGGACGTCCCGGAGCCGACGGCGTCGGGTGCGGCCTCTGGCGATCCGGGGCCGTTGTCCGTCGGATACGGTGCCGGGGAAGCGCTGACCCGCCCGTAG
- a CDS encoding sterol carrier family protein: MSDLLADWVDRDVEPERAVRKAAVRESLDELARRAPGRSVEVRVPPFGAVQCVEGPRHTRGTPPNVVEADPRTWIALAIGRLSWDDAVATGRVSASGSRAGEISSFLPLRTP; the protein is encoded by the coding sequence ATGTCCGACCTCCTCGCCGACTGGGTCGACCGGGACGTCGAGCCGGAGCGGGCGGTGCGCAAGGCCGCGGTCAGGGAGTCACTGGACGAGCTCGCCCGGCGCGCCCCCGGCCGCAGCGTCGAGGTGCGGGTCCCGCCGTTCGGCGCGGTGCAGTGCGTGGAGGGGCCGCGGCACACCCGCGGCACCCCGCCGAACGTCGTCGAGGCCGATCCGCGGACCTGGATCGCGCTCGCCATCGGCCGCCTGAGCTGGGACGACGCCGTCGCCACCGGGCGGGTGTCCGCGTCGGGGTCGCGGGCGGGGGAGATCTCCTCGTTCCTGCCGCTGCGCACGCCCTGA
- the purL gene encoding phosphoribosylformylglycinamidine synthase subunit PurL, giving the protein MTQSQVPVDSVKNAEATPEQPQPFRELGLKDDEYARIREILGRRPTDAELAMYSVMWSEHCSYKSSKVHLRYFGETTTEEMRSTMLAGIGENAGVVSVGDGWAVTFKVESHNHPSYVEPYQGAATGVGGIVRDIMAMGARPIAVGDPLRFGPLDADDTGRVLPGIVAGVGGYGNCLGLPNVAGEVVFDPSYAGNPLVNALCVGALKTEDLHLAFASGTGNKIILFGATTGLDGIGGVSVLASETFDAESGGTGRKKLPSVQVGDPFTEKVLIECCLELFAAGLVVGIQDLGGAGLSCATSELASAGDGGMHVDLDAVPLRATGMTAAEILSSESQERMCAVVTPENVEAFLAVCRKWDTIATVIGEVTDGDRLVITSQGETVVDVPPRTVAHEGPVYTRPVARDDAKQDALNADSPEALPRPETPSELRAEILRMAAAPNLASRAWVTDQYDRYVRGNTVAAHGADSGVVQVDESTGRGIAVATDCNSRFVVLDPYVGAQLALAEAYRNVATSGAVPLAVTDCLNFGSPEDPHVMWQFEQAVRGLADGCAVLGTPVTGGNVSFYNQTGTTAILPTPVVGVLGVVDDVTTAVRSGFAGADGDTIVLLGTTAAEFGGSEWAHEVHGHLGGRPPAVDLEHERRLAQLLAAAAADRALTGSHDLSDGGLAQGLVEAALAGGRGARVDLAGVHEDSFTALFAESAGRVLVTVPADGADAFLVRAAEAGVPALRLGETGGDAVDLGDAVDLGDAVGAVPLDELRSAWEGTLPARFGAVSV; this is encoded by the coding sequence GTGACGCAGTCCCAGGTGCCGGTCGATTCCGTCAAGAACGCCGAGGCCACTCCGGAGCAGCCGCAGCCCTTCCGGGAGCTGGGGCTCAAAGACGACGAGTACGCCCGCATCCGGGAGATCCTCGGCCGCCGGCCCACCGACGCCGAGCTCGCGATGTACTCGGTGATGTGGAGCGAGCACTGCTCCTACAAGTCCTCCAAGGTCCACCTGCGCTACTTCGGTGAGACCACCACCGAGGAGATGCGCTCGACGATGCTCGCCGGGATCGGCGAGAACGCGGGAGTCGTGTCCGTCGGCGACGGCTGGGCGGTCACCTTCAAGGTCGAGTCGCACAACCACCCGTCCTACGTCGAGCCCTACCAGGGCGCGGCGACCGGTGTCGGCGGCATCGTCCGCGACATCATGGCGATGGGCGCGCGCCCGATCGCCGTCGGCGACCCGCTGCGCTTCGGCCCGCTCGACGCCGACGACACCGGCCGGGTGCTGCCCGGCATCGTCGCCGGGGTCGGCGGCTACGGGAACTGCCTCGGTCTGCCGAACGTCGCGGGCGAGGTCGTCTTCGACCCGTCCTACGCGGGGAACCCGCTGGTCAACGCCCTGTGCGTGGGCGCGTTGAAAACCGAGGACCTGCACCTCGCGTTCGCCTCCGGCACCGGCAACAAGATCATCCTGTTCGGGGCGACGACCGGGCTGGACGGCATCGGCGGCGTGTCGGTGCTGGCGTCGGAGACCTTCGACGCCGAGAGCGGCGGCACCGGGCGCAAGAAGCTCCCGAGCGTCCAGGTCGGCGACCCGTTCACCGAGAAGGTCCTCATCGAGTGCTGCCTGGAGCTGTTCGCGGCCGGGCTGGTCGTCGGCATCCAGGACCTCGGCGGTGCCGGGCTGTCGTGTGCGACCTCCGAGCTCGCCTCCGCCGGCGACGGCGGCATGCACGTCGACCTCGACGCTGTCCCGCTGCGCGCCACCGGCATGACCGCCGCCGAGATCCTCTCCTCGGAGTCCCAGGAGCGGATGTGCGCCGTCGTGACCCCGGAGAACGTCGAGGCCTTCCTCGCCGTCTGCCGCAAGTGGGACACCATCGCCACCGTGATCGGCGAGGTCACCGACGGCGACCGCCTGGTGATCACCTCCCAGGGGGAGACCGTCGTCGACGTGCCGCCGCGCACCGTCGCCCACGAGGGCCCGGTCTACACCCGTCCGGTCGCCCGGGACGACGCGAAGCAGGACGCGCTGAACGCGGACTCGCCGGAGGCGCTGCCCCGCCCGGAGACCCCGTCCGAGCTGCGCGCGGAGATCCTGCGGATGGCCGCCGCGCCGAACCTCGCGTCGCGGGCCTGGGTCACCGACCAGTACGACCGCTACGTCCGCGGCAACACCGTCGCCGCGCACGGCGCCGACTCCGGGGTCGTGCAGGTCGACGAGTCCACCGGCCGCGGCATCGCCGTCGCGACCGACTGCAACTCCCGCTTCGTCGTGCTCGACCCGTACGTCGGCGCGCAGCTCGCGCTGGCCGAGGCCTACCGCAACGTCGCGACCTCCGGCGCCGTGCCGCTCGCCGTCACCGACTGCCTGAACTTCGGCTCGCCGGAGGACCCGCACGTCATGTGGCAGTTCGAGCAGGCCGTGCGCGGTCTCGCCGACGGCTGCGCGGTGCTGGGCACCCCGGTCACCGGCGGCAACGTGAGCTTCTACAACCAGACCGGGACGACCGCGATCCTGCCGACCCCGGTCGTCGGCGTGCTCGGCGTGGTCGACGACGTCACCACCGCGGTCCGGTCCGGGTTCGCCGGTGCCGACGGCGACACGATCGTCCTGCTCGGCACCACCGCCGCCGAGTTCGGCGGGTCGGAGTGGGCGCACGAGGTGCACGGGCACCTCGGCGGACGGCCGCCCGCCGTGGACCTGGAGCACGAGCGGCGCCTCGCGCAGCTCCTCGCGGCCGCGGCCGCGGACCGGGCCCTGACCGGAAGCCACGACCTGTCCGACGGCGGCCTGGCCCAGGGCCTGGTCGAGGCCGCACTCGCCGGGGGCCGGGGCGCCCGCGTCGACCTGGCCGGGGTGCACGAGGACTCCTTCACCGCGCTGTTCGCCGAGTCCGCCGGACGGGTGCTGGTCACCGTTCCCGCCGACGGGGCCGACGCGTTCCTCGTCCGCGCCGCCGAGGCCGGCGTCCCGGCGCTGCGGCTCGGCGAGACCGGTGGCGACGCCGTCGACCTGGGCGACGCCGTCGACCTGGGCGACGCCGTCGGTGCGGTGCCGCTCGACGAGCTGCGGTCCGCCTGGGAGGGCACCCTCCCCGCGCGGTTCGGCGCCGTCTCGGTCTGA